The Budorcas taxicolor isolate Tak-1 chromosome 2, Takin1.1, whole genome shotgun sequence genome window below encodes:
- the GLIS2 gene encoding zinc finger protein GLIS2, translating into MHSLDEPLDLKLSITKLRAAREKRERTLSAARHRALHRELGLVDDSPTPGSPGSPPSGFLLNPKFPEKVEGRFSAAPLVDLSLSPPSGLDSPNGSSSLSPERQGNGDLPTAPTGPDLQPLRYLDGVPSSFQFFLPLGSGGALHLPASSFLTPPKDKCLSPELPLPKQLVCRWAKCNQPFELLQDLVDHVNDYHVKPEKDAGYCCHWEGCARHGRGFNARYKMLIHIRTHTNEKPHRCPTCSKSFSRLENLKIHNRSHTGEKPYVCPYEGCNKRYSNSSDRFKHTRTHYVDKPYYCKMPGCHKRYTDPSSLRKHIKAHGHFVSHEQHELLQLRPPTKPPLPTPDSSPYVSGAQIIIPNPAALFGGPGLPGLPLPLAPGPLDLSALACGNGGGAGGAGGMGPGLPGPVLPLNLAKNPLLPSPFGAGGLGLPVVSLLAGSAGGKAEGEKGRGAVPARALSSEGRKTPLERTEGSRSRPSPDGLPLLPGTVLDLSTGVNSAASSPEALASGWVVIPPGSVLLKPAVVN; encoded by the exons atGCACTCCTTGGACGAGCCGCTCGACCTGAAGCTGAGCATCACCAAGCTCCGAGCGGCGAGAGAGAAGCGGGAGAGGACGCTGAGCGCAGCCCGGCACCGAGCCCTGCACAGGGAACTCGGTCTGGTGGACGACAGCCCCACACCTGGCTCCCCGGGCTCCCCGCCGTCAG GCTTCCTGCTGAACCCCAAGTTCCCTGAGAAGGTGGAGGGACGCTTTTCGGCAGCCCCCCTGGTAGACCTCAGCTTGTCGCCGCCGTCTGGGCTGGACTCCCCCAACGGCAGCAGCTCGCTGTCCCCCGAGCGCCAGGGCAACGGGGACCTGCCCACAGCGCCCACCGGCCCG GACCTCCAGCCTCTGCGCTACCTGGACGGTGTCCCCAGCTCCTTCCAGTTCTTCCTGCCGCTGGGCTCTGGGGGGGCCCTGCATCTGCCTGCTTCCTCCTTCCTCACCCCCCCCAAGGACAAGTGCCTCTCGCCAGAGCTGCCCCTGCCCAAGCAGCTGGTGTGTCGCTGGGCCAAG TGTAACCAGCCCTTCGAGCTCCTTCAAGACCTGGTAGACCACGTCAATGACTACCACGTGAAGCCCGAGAAGGACGCGGGCTACTGCTGCCACTGGGAGGGCTGCGCCCGCCACGGCCGCGGCTTCAACGCCAG GTACAAGATGCTTATCCACATTCGCACCCACACCAACGAGAAGCCGCACCGCTGCCCCACCTGCAGCAAGAGCTTCTCCCGCCTGGAGAACCTGAAGATCCACAACCGGTCACACACAG gCGAGAAGCCGTATGTGTGCCCCTACGAGGGCTGCAACAAGCGCTACTCCAACTCCAGTGACCGCTTCAAGCACACGCGCACCCACTACGTGGACAAGCCCTACTACTGCAAGATGCCCGGCTGTCACAAGCGCTACACGGACCCCAGCTCGCTGCGCAAGCACATCAAGGCCCACGGCCACTTTGTGTCCCACGAGCAGCACGAGCTCCTGCAGCTCCGCCCGCCCACCAAgcccccactgcccacccccgACAGCAGCCCCTACGTCAGCGGGGCGCAGATCATCATCCCCAACCCCGCCGCCCTCTTCGGCGGCCCTGGCTTGCCCggcctgcccctgcctctggCCCCCGGCCCCCTGGACCTCAGCGCCCTGGCCTGTGGCAACGGCGGGGGCGCTGGGGGTGCGGGGGGCATGGGCCCTGGGCTGCCCGGCCCCGTCCTGCCCCTCAACCTGGCCAAGAACCCGCTGCTGCCCTCGCCCTTTGGGGCCGGCGGACTGGGCCTGCCCGTGGTCTCCCTCCTCGCTGGCTCCGCTGGCGGCAAGGCTGAGGGGGAGAAGGGGCGTGGGGCTGTGCCGGCCAGGGCCCTGAGCTCGGAGGGCCGCAAGACCCCCCTCGAGAGGACTGAGGGCAGCCGCTCCCGGCCCAGCCCCGACGGCCTGCCCTTGctgccaggtactgtgctggaCCTGTCCACGGGCGTCAACTCGGCCGCCAGCAGCCCAGAGGCGCTGGCCTCCGGCTGGGTGGTCATCCCGCCGGGCTCCGTGCTGCTCAAACCAGCCGTGGTGAACTGA